The following are encoded in a window of Spea bombifrons isolate aSpeBom1 chromosome 2, aSpeBom1.2.pri, whole genome shotgun sequence genomic DNA:
- the LOC128473649 gene encoding transmembrane protein 81-like — MAKETYDIDLQNLKAVTVPDRLKGVSVKMVVESSPCSTSCGLGNKKEKRCIVGPSGKREDCETVSVSCVVSWICGMTSYTLTVGQPFTMNCLIVPAEGQSNQGLNYYWYNTKGQVTTQDDLFRPLRIRYFNITFPAIKESDAGSYRCDVQHALDFKLIKRVYYAVKVIPPSLVNLNYGKSLMRESELEAMAAQKQKLTKGNLSEKVKAILESHNFIIFGVGGSAAVIVGGAFWGFFYLIRKRRRKRRTNDVEDGVDDDDDSGEAAAGVEKQPLATIMLVFQHNPQSLAERRRNVRNLNIDIS, encoded by the exons ATGGCAAAAGAAACATATGATATTGACTTACAAAACCTGAAAGCTGTGACCGTCCCCGACCGGCTTAAAGGTGTATCTGTCAAGATGGTTGTAGAATCTTCCCCGTGCAGCACTTCTTGTGGACTTGGTAACAAGAAAGAAAAGCGTTGCATTGTGGGACCATCAGGGAAGAGGGAGGACTGTGAAACCGTCAGCGTATCCTGTGTAGTGAGTTGGATTTGCGGCATGACGAGTTATACTCTGACCGTGGGACAGCCTTTTACTATGAACTGTCTGATTGTGCCTGCTGAAGGGCAATCAAATCAGGGGTTGAATTACTACTGGTACAACACCAAAGGTCAGGTAACAACCCAAGATGACCTATTTCGCCCACTCAGAATCAGGTACTTTAACATCACCTTTCCAGCCATCAAGGAGAGCGACGCCGGCTCATACCGTTGCGATGTGCAACACGCATTGGACTTTAAATTAATCAAGCGGGTTTACTATGCCGTCAAGGTGATCCCTCCTAGCCTGGTTAATCTGAACTACGGCAAATCTCTGATGCGTGAAAGTGAGCTGGAAGCAATGGCCGCACAAAAGCAGAAGTTAACCAAGGGCAACCTGTCGGAGAAAGTGAAGGCCATTTTGGAGTCGCacaattttatcatttttggcgTCGGGGGTAGTGCTGCCGTCATTGTAGGTGGTgcattttggggatttttctACCTAATTCGAAAACGCAGACGTAAAAGAAGAACGAATGACGTCGAAGATGGCGTCGACGACGATGATGACAGcg GAGAAGCAGCCGCCGGCGTTGAGAAGCAGCCGCTGGCGACAATCATGCTGGTCTTCCAACATAACCCCCAGAGTCTGGctgaaaggaggagaaacgtccGCAATCTTAACATCGATATAAGTTGA